Proteins found in one Amphiprion ocellaris isolate individual 3 ecotype Okinawa chromosome 22, ASM2253959v1, whole genome shotgun sequence genomic segment:
- the abca4a gene encoding retinal-specific phospholipid-transporting ATPase ABCA4a isoform X2 → MGAGRQVRLLLWKNWTVRRRQRVRFFMEIMWPVILFMGLVWLRRVNPLYRQHECHFPNKAMPSAGVLPWIQGIFCNANNPCFQYPTRGESPGLVSNYNNSILAQVYSDAQELLLGDPEFLQLGRLWREVTAMSNFMDTLRNHPEQVSGRGVKVETILKDDETLTSFLLRDIPLTESVVYHLVNAQIRPEQFAFGVPDLHLKDIACSLNLLERFLIFPSRRGLYAVRNAMCILTPQRLQVIEDKFYANVNFFKLFRLLPLVLDNHSEGIDIHFWVRVVSAASDKLQEFFQRRSSRELIQVITPLFQNNLSFRQVMAAASSLTCGYTEGAFSRVTSFNWYEDNNYKAFLGISSGWAQSHYTYDNSTTPFCNDLMKELESNPVTRIVWNSVKPMLMGRILYAPDSPAVRKIIRNANTTFEELERLRVMGKAWEEVAPQIWAFFQDGVQVKMIRDTICNPSVQDFIDRSLEKAPFSSKHILNFLYNGPPEDRPDDVPDFDWRDIFNLTDRVIRMLNQYGDCVILDKFVPLPNEDAVTYRALDLLEDSKFWAGLVFANMHSWTTNVPPHVQFKIRMDIDVVERTNKVKDRYWDPGPRADPMEDLRYVWGGFAYLQDIIEHGIIKTQTGKEWPLGVYLQQIPYPCYVDDLFMLTLNRCFPIFMVLAWVYSVSMIVKSIVLEKELRLKETLKAMGVTNSVIWSTWFIDSFIMMGTSTALLTTIIMGGRVLNYSNPIILFLFLLTFTTATIMQCFLLSVFFNQANLAAACCGIIYFTLYLPHIFCFAWQDRLTKDMKLLVSLLSQVAFGFGTEYLSRYEEQGLGLQWNNIQTSPLEGDEFSFLTSICMMGLDTVLYGVLAWYLDNVFPGQYGIGRPFYFPFLPCYWLNSVAPVSGKTELDSKAFDNLANKEQGEQQKKEEEDNNDQDKPKTVENNPSCEHHEQRERLGKEDEAEKNQEKDAQPFFEAEPADLMKGVCIQDLVKVFGSCAKPAVDGLSINFYESQITAFLGQNGAGKTTTMSILTGMFPPTSGTATIYGQDIRTDMDTIRQSLGMCPQHNILFQYMTVAEHILFYSLLKGRPIAEAEEEVENMLQDLGLPHKRAELTQNLSGGMQRKLSVALAFVGGAKVVILDEPTSGVDPYSRRSIWDLLLKYRAGRTVIMSTHHMDEADLLSDRVAIISQGRLYCCGSPIFLKNCFGAGFYLTLVRRMKHDALKTSCDCTEDCSCKCSKCSKFKVDQEERQAPDRQMDGNTERITALIHHHVPQARLIEAIGQELTYLLPSRNFQPRAYASLFRELEETLADIGLSSFGVSDTSLEEIFLKVTADENATNRKCAQESNGQSPCDESDGNAGRGSYQVKGVCLVIKQFFALLIKRLHHATRSYKDFIAQIVLPASFVFLALTFTLIVPPFGEYPSLTLSPWMYGRQYTFFSNERPMDAELRYFAEVLLDKPGFGTRCMADEPLEDFPCNNITTEWEMPLVNPALIDMLDDPEWNSLRPSPECQCSTPKKLTMLPACPAGAGGLPPPQRIQSTGDVLMDLTGRNISDYLVKTYPSLIRTSLKSKYWVNEQRYGGISVGGQLPVLDLEPKTVQDVAAQLGRMFNVTGGKYSKQALKDVGMFLRYMETQNNVKVWYNNKGWHAMVSFMNVANNAILRANLPRGANLDEYGITAINHPLNLTKEQLSEISVLTTSVDAVVAICVIFAMSFVPASFVLYLIQERVTQAKHLQFVSGVSPLVYWMANFLWDMVNYSISAVMVVEIFIFFDKKCYTSPTNLQPLIALLMLYGWSMTPMMYPMSYIFSVPSTAYVSLSCINLFIGINSSAITFILDLFEGTTALYKFNQVLKTMLLIFPHYCLGRGLIDMAMNQAMTDIYARFGEDYSPDPFNWDFIGKYLLSMAVEGFAYSILNILFQYRFFLNNWIPDCPKPHIVDEDLDVTDERERIYKSEKTNDILRIRDLSKTYTGTIIPAVDRICVGVSPGECFGLLGVNGAGKTTTFKMLTGDIDVTSGQASVAGHSILTDILDVHQNMGYCPQFDAIDELLTGREHLHLYARLRGVPECEISRVAEWAIQKLGLSEYAGRSAGTYSGGNRRKLSTAIAMIGCPALVLLDEPTTGMDPLSRRFLWNSIMSVIQDKRAVVLTSHSMEECEALCTRLAIMVNGSFKCLGTIQHLKYKFGDGYVVTMKIRAAKPGCAPDLNPAEAFMESTFPGCIQREKHHNTLQYKISSSSLARIFQMVLANKDKLNIEDYSVSQTTLDQVFVNFAKQQSREDDAIVLHPKAAGAQRYIDTTPVKPLGK, encoded by the exons ATGGGGGCAGGACGACAGGTCAGGCTCCTGCTGTGGAAGAACTGGACGGTTCGTAGGAGGCAGAGG GTCCGTTTCTTCATGGAGATCATGTGGCCTGTTATTCTGTTCATGGGACTGGTGTGGCTAAGAAGAGTGAACCCGCTCTACCGTCAGCATGAAT GTCACTTCCCTAACAAGGCCATGCCCTCAGCTGGTGTCCTGCCATGGATCCAGGGAATCTTCTGTAATGCCAACAACCCTTGTTTTCAATACCCCACCCGTGGTGAATCTCCTGGCCTGGTGTCCAACTACAACAACTCCAT ATTGGCTCAGGTCTATTCAGATGCACAGGAGCTTCTTTTAGGTGACCCGGAGTTTCTCCAGCTTGGTCGCCTCTGGAGAGAAGTGACTGCCATGAGTAACTTCATGGACACTCTGCGCAATCATCCTGAACAGGTCTCAG gcCGAGGAGTGAAGGTGGAGACAATCTTAAAGGACGATGAAACGCTGACGTCATTCCTGCTGAGAGACATTCCTCTGACAGAGTCTGTGGTGTATCATCTAGTTAATGCCCAAATCAGGCCTGAACAG tttgCTTTTGGGGTCCCAGACTTGCATTTAAAAGACATTGCCTGCAGCCTGAACCTGCTGGAGCGATTCCTCATCTTCCCCAGCCGTCGAGGACTCTACGCTGTTCGCAACGCCATGTGCATCCTCACTCCACAACGGCTGCAGGTCATCGAAGACAAATTCTACGCCAATGTCAACTTTTTCAAACTCTTCCGCCTG CTTCCTCTTGTTTTGGACAATCACTCTGAAGGCATTGACATTCACTTCTGGGTACGTGTCGTCTCCGCTGCTTCGGACAAACTCCAAGAG TTTTTCCAGAGGAGAAGCTCCAGGGAGTTGATCCAGGTCATCACTCCTCTCTTCCAGAACAATCTGTCCTTCAGGCAGGTGATGGCTGCTGCCTCCAGCCTGACATGTGGCTACACTGAGGGGGCTTTCTCCAGAGTCACCTCCTTCAACTGGTACGAGGACAATAACTACAAAGCCTTCCTGGGTATCAGCAGTGGCTGGGCACAGAGCCACTACACATATGACAACAGTACCA CTCCTTTCTGCAACGATCTGATGAAAGAACTGGAGTCCAACCCTGTCACCAGGATTGTCTGGAACTCTGTCAAACCCATGTTAATGGGACGGATTCTCTACGCTCCTGACTCACCAGCTGTCAGGAAGATCATACGAAAT GCTAACACTACATTTGAGGAACTGGAGAGGCTGAGAGTGATGGGGAAGGCCTGGGAAGAGGTGGCTCCTCAGATCTGGGCTTTTTTCCAAGATGGAGTCCAAGTCAAGATGATCCGG GACACCATCTGCAATCCATCCGTGCAGGACTTCATTGACAGGAGTCTCGAGAAGGCGCCGTTCTCCTCCAAACACATCCTCAACTTCCTTTACAACGGCCCACCAGAGGATCGTCCAGATGACGTGCCTGACTTCGACTGGCGAGACATCTTCAACCTCACTGACCGGGTCATTCGGATGCTCAACCAATATGGGGAT TGTGTGATCTTGGATAAATTTGTGCCTCTGCCTAATGAGGATGCTGTTACTTATCGGGCCTTGGACCTGTTGGAGGACAGCAAGTTCTGGGCAGGCCTCGTCTTTGCGAATATGCACTCGTGGACTACCAATGTCCCGCCTCATGTTCAATTCAAGATCCGCATGGATATTGATGTAGTGGAACGCACCAATAAGGTCAAAGACAG GTACTGGGACCCAGGCCCCAGAGCTGATCCTATGGAAGACCTCCGCTATGTCTGGGGTGGCTTTGCTTACCTTCAAGATATAATTGAGCATGGAATCATCAAGACTCAGACAGGAAAGGAATGGCCACTGGGTGTTTACCTACAGCAGATTCCCTACCCTTGTTATGTGGACGATCT GTTCATGCTAACATTAAACCGCTGTTTCCCCATCTTCATGGTCCTGGCCTGGGTCTACTCTGTGTCCATGATAGTAAAGAGTATCGTTCTGGAGAAGGAACTCCGCCTCAAGGAGACTCTAAAGGCCATGGGGGTCACCAACAGTGTCATTTGGTCCACTTGGTTCATTGACAGCTTCATCATGATGGGCACAAGCACAGCTCTCCTCACAACCATCATCATG GGAGGGAGGGTATTGAACTACAGCAACCCCatcatcctcttcctctttctgctcACCTTCACCACGGCTACCATCATGCAATGCTTCCTCCTCAGCGTCTTCTTCAACCAGGCAAACCTGGCAGCAGCCTGCTGTGGTATCATTTACTTCACGCTTTACCTTCCACACATCTTCTGCTTCGCCTGGCAAGACCGCCTCACCAAAGACATGAAGCTCCTAGTG AGTCTGCTGTCCCAAGTGGCGTTTGGTTTTGGGACAGAGTACCTGTCACGGTACGAGGAGCAGGGTCTGGGTCTGCAGTGGAACAACATCCAGACCAGCCCTCTGGAGGGGGACGAGttctccttcctcacctccatcTGCATGATGGGCCTGGACACTGTGCTCTATGGGGTTCTGGCCTGGTACCTGGACAATGTATTCCCTG gACAGTATGGAATTGGCCGTCCATTTTACTTCCCCTTCCTGCCGTGCTATTGGCTCAACAGTGTGGCTCCAGTTTCAG GCAAAACAGAGTTGGATAGCAAAGCCTTTGATAACCTGGCAAACAAGGAGCAaggagagcagcagaaaaaagaggaggaggacaacaATGATCAGGACAAACCCAAGACTGTGGAGAACAACCCATCATGTGAACACCATGAACAGCGTGAGAGGCTGGGGAAGGAAGATGAAGCTGAGAAGAACCAGGAGAAAGATG CGCAGCCATTCTTCGAGGCCGAGCCAGCTGATCTGATGAAGGGTGTTTGCATCCAGGACCTGGTCAAAGTCTTCGGCAGCTGTGCCAAACCGGCTGTAGATGGCCTCAGCATTAACTTCTATGAGAGCCAGATTACTGCCTTTCTGGGCCAGAATGGAGCTGGGAAGACCACCACCAT GTCTATTTTGACTGGTATGTTCCCTCCCACTTCGGGGACAGCTACCATTTATGGCCAAGACATCCGCACAGACATGGACACCATCCGTCAGTCTCTGGGAATGTGCCCTCAGCACAACATCCTTTTTCAGTA TATGACTGTAGCAGAGCATATCCTCTTCTACTCGCTGCTGAAAGGCCGTCCCATTGcagaggctgaggaggaggtggagaacaTGCTGCAGGACCTGGGTCTTCCTCACAAGAGAGCTGAACTCACCCAGAACCTCTCAG GGGGCATGCAGAGGAAGCTGTCTGTCGCTCTGGCTTTTGTTGGTGGAGCCAAAGTGGTGATTCTGGATGAGCCCACGTCAGGAGTGGACCCTTACTCCAGACGCTCTATCTGGGACCTACTGCTCAAATACCGTGCAG GCCGTACAGTGATCATGTCCACCCACCACATGGACGAGGCCGACCTGCTGAGTGATCGGGTGGCCATCATCTCTCAGGGCCGCCTCTACTGCTGTGGTTCGCCCATCTTCCTCAAGAACTGTTTCGGCGCTGGCTTCTACCTCACCCTCGTACGCCGAATGAAACATGACGCTTTGAAG ACCAGCTGTGACTGTACAGAGGATTGTTCCTGTAAATGCTCAAAGTGTTCAAAGTTTAAAGTGGACCAGGAAGAGAGGCAGGcgccagacagacagatggatg GTAACACTGAGCGGATCACAGCCTTGATCCATCACCATGTGCCACAAGCTCGTCTGATCGAGGCCATCGGCCAGGAGCTCACCTATCTGCTGCCCAGTCGTAACTTCCAGCCCCGGGCCTACGCTAGTCTCTTCAGGGAGCTGGAGGAAACCCTCGCGGACATCGGCCTCAGCAGCTTTGGTGTGTCCGACACATCCCTGGAGGAG ATCTTCTTAAAGGTCACTGCAGATGAGAATGCAACCAACAGGAAATGTGCTCAAg AGTCCAACGGCCAGAGTCCATGTGATGAGTCAGATGGCAACGCAGGAAGAGGGTCCTACCAGGTCAAAGGCGTCTGTCTGGTCATCAAACAGTTCTTTGCTCTGCTGATCAAGAGGCTACATCACGCCACACGCTCCTACAAAGACTTCATTGCCCAG ATTGTGCTGCCTGCCAGTTTTGTTTTCCTCGCTCTGACATTCACTCTCATCGTTCCACCTTTTGGAGAGTATCCTAGTCTGACCCTCTCTCCCTGGATGTATGGCAGACAATACACCTTCTTCAG TAATGAACGTCCTATGGATGCTGAGCTGAGATactttgctgaagttttgcTGGACAAGCCTGGCTTTGGGACTCGCTGCATGGCAGATGAACCACTGGA AGATTTCCCATGTAACAACATCACCACAGAGTGGGAGATGCCCTTGGTTAACCCTGCCCTGATAGACATGCTGGATGATCCAGAGTGGAATTCGCTTCGACCGTCTCCAGAATGTCAGTGCAGCACACCCAAGAAACTCACCATGCTGCCTGCGTGTCCTGCAGGAGCTGGAGGCCTGCCACCTCCACAG AGGATCCAATCAACAGGAGATGTTCTTATGGACCTAACAGGCAGAAACATCTCTGACTACCTGGTGAAGACCTACCCCAGCCTCATCAGAACCAG CTTGAAAAGCAAGTACTGGGTGAATGAACAAAG GTATGGAGGCATATCAGTGGGAGGACAGCTGCCTGTTTTAGATCTGGAGCCAAAGACCGTCCAGGATGTTGCAGCTCAGCTGGGACGAATGTTCAACGTTACTGGG ggCAAATACTCCAAACAAGCACTGAAGGACGTAGGGATGTTCCTCAGGTACATGGAGACTCAAAACAATGTCAAG GTGTGGTATAACAATAAGGGCTGGCATGCCATGGTATCTTTTATGAATGTGGCCAACAACGCCATCCTCCGTGCAAACCTGCCCAGAGGAGCAAACCTGGACGAATATGGAATCACTGCCATCAACCATCCTCTGAACCTCACCAAAGAACAGCTCTCTGAGATCAGTGT TCTGACCACATCAGTGGATGCAGTGGTGGCCATCTGTGTCATCTTTGCCATGTCCTTCGTCCCAGCCAGCTTTGTCCTCTATCTCATCCAGGAGAGGGTCACTCAGGCCAAACACCTGCAGTTTGTCAGTGGGGTCAGTCCTCTGGTGTACTGGATGGCCAACTTTCTGTGGGACATG GTTAATTACTCCATCAGTGCAGTGATGGTGGTGgaaattttcatcttttttgatAAGAAGTGCTACACCTCCCCAACCAACCTCCAACCACTTATTGCCCTTCTTATGCTTTATGG gtGGTCCATGACCCCCATGATGTACCCCATGTCCTACATATTCAGCGTTCCCAGCACCGCCTATGTCTCTCTGTCTTGTATCAATCTCTTCATTGGCATCAACAGCAGCGCCATCACCTTCATCCTGGACCTTTTTGAGGGCACCACA GCTCTGTACAAGTTCAACCAAGTGTTAAAGACAATGCTGCTCATCTTCCCCCATTACTGCCTGGGTCGAGGTCTCATAGACATGGCCATGAACCAGGCTATGACTGATATTTATGCTCGCTTTG GTGAGGATTACAGTCCAGACCCCTTTAACTGGGACTTTATTGGGAAGTACCTGCTCTCCATGGCTGTGGAGGGATTTGCCTATTCCATCCTTAACATTCTCTTCCAGTATCGCTTCTTCCTGAATAACTG GATACCAGATTGCCCAAAGCCTCATATTGTGGATGAAGATTTAGATGTGACCGATGAAAGAGAGCGAATTTACAAGAGTGAAAAAACAAACGACATCTTACGCATTAGAGACCTGTCCAAG ACATACACAGGAACAATCATCCCTGCAGTAGACCGAATCTGTGTCGGAGTATCACCTGGAGAG TGCTTTGGTCTCCTCGGGGTAAACGGAGCAGGGAAGACCACAACGTTTAAGATGTTGACAGGAGACATAGATGTCACTTCAGGACAGGCCTCAGTCGCTGGTCACAG CATTTTGACAGATATCCTGGATGTCCACCAGAACATGGGTTACTGCCCACAGTTCGATGCCATAGATGAGCTGCTGACAGGCAGAGAACATCTGCATCTCTACGCCCGCCTCCGAGGAGTCCCAGAGTGTGAGATCAGCAGG GTTGCAGAGTGGGCCATCCAGAAGCTGGGGCTTTCAGAGTATGCAGGTCGGAGTGCTGGGACCTACAGTGGAGGCAACAGGAGGAAACTCTCCACGGCCATCGCCATGATAGGCTGTCCTGCCCTGGTGCTGCTG GATGAGCCCACCACTGGTATGGATCCTCTGTCCAGACGCTTTCTGTGGAACTCCATCATGAGCGTTATTCAGGACAAACGAGCTGTGGTCCTCACCTCACACAG TATGGAGGAATGTGAGGCGCTGTGTACCCGCTTAGCCATCATGGTCAATGGATCTTTCAAGTGTCTGGGAACCATTCAGCATCTTAAATATAA ATTTGGTGATGGCTATGTGGTGACCATGAAGATCAGGGCAGCTAAGCCTGGCTGTGCCCCAGACCTGAACCCTGCTGAAGCATTCATGGAGAGCACGTTCCCTGGCTGCATCCAAAGAGAGAAACACCACAACACTCTGCAGTACAagatctcctcttcctccctggCTAGGATCTTTCAAATGGTCCTGGCGAACAAAGACAAACTCAACATCGAGGACTACTCAGTGTCACAGACTACTCTAGACCAG GTGTTTGTGAATTTTGCCAAGCAGCAGTCAAGAGAGGACGACGCTATTGTGTTGCATCCCAAAGCCGCTGGGGCACAGCGTTATATCGACACCACACCCGTCAAGCCTTTGGGGAAGTGA